The DNA region AGATCGCCTCATACTGTGCATTAAGATCCCTCAACTCCGCTTTTGCCTCCCTGCGCTTCTTCCCGGTCTTGTGGATTAAGCGCTCATTGATCTCTATGCGCTCGCGTAAGATACGCACCCGCTCTTGTTCCAGTGTTTCCGGGTCGATGGTGAACACCCCTTTTGGAAGAGTAGGCATACTTTTCCCGGTATGCCAGCGGGTGAAAGGAGGCCATAAAATGAGTTAGCTTGCGTCTCTCTGCGCTGGGAGATATGCCGCAGGATTATCTAATATCGCCTTTACGCCGTGATAATCTTGACCAAGGTTGAGAAGTCCCTGTATAATACTTTCATACTTGATGACTTCTTTAAGCTGCTGCGGCGTTAATAGCTCCCGGACGTTGAAGTCATTCGGTTTATCATGCAATTCCCGAAGCTGTTTTGCGTTGTATCCAGTAACATGCTTATAAACCAAGTCAGTGAATTGCTTATATGCCCATCTTTTGTTTGGACTTTCTGGAATCAGTTCTTTGATGATATCTGTGAATAACCGGCGTTCCGCCTTGGAGCGGACGCGGACAAATTTTAACTCCCTGTAGCGCTTTTCGGCCTCGATGAAATACCGGCGAATCATTTTCCCCTTTTCACTGCGCTCCAACATCGCCATTTCCTTGGCCGTATCCATCGTTAAAATATAATCTATTTTGTTCGATCCGCCGCGAGTGCTTTGCTCGCCAGATTTGGCGAGCAAACAAAAGTCAACATTTTCTACAGCATCAATCTCCGCTAACCGTCCTTTGATCCAGTTGGAGAAATCCCGACCCACGCCAAGGGCTTCCCATAACTCACGGGCGTTTACTACCTGTTCATGTTGATTGCTCCCATCTATGCAGTTCTTCTCATAAATGGGGATGATGCTGCTCTCAAGCGTTGTCATTTCATCAAATCGTTTCATCTTTCACATTCCTTTCTCCTAAGTCAAAGGTAACTTTTTTATATAGCGCTGGAGCGGGGCCGTAGGTACGAGCTACGGCACAACACAAACGCTACCGCGCTCATTTGTGCTGCTGGGCTACTGTTCCCCGCGTGTTGCCGTCTTTCCGGCTGTCAGCAGGTGGTTTCCCTTTCCTGCGCCCTCTCGTTATGGGCTATGCACCGTCGCTTATTCCGGTGTGTCAGCAAGGTCTATCGGTTGGCTTTCCGTCCGGCTTTCACGGATGGGTGCGACCCAGCTTCACTATCACTGCTTGCGTTTTAACTCCAGCACAGGATCACGCACAACCTTGTGTGGCCCTCCCCGCATACTGGCTGGAAGCATACGGTTCTTCGGATACTTTGACCCGCTTAGATTGTCTGATACATCCAGCAGCTAAATTCCGTAGAGATTTAGCCCCGCGTCTTACGGTCGCGCTGGAATCGACGCATCGATAAGATCAGTTTTCAGCGGGCATGTTGGCGGGTTAGCACTCCCGCATCTACTAGCCGTTACGCGCAACGGGTCGGCGGCTGCTCTTTCCGCCCTCAACATTTGGCAGATTCCGTCTCTACAAGCTCTGCCAAGCTCAGTCGCTTTCTACGTGTCGGCACACGGGTCGCAGGCTTCGCAAGTTTCTGCGACACGTTCACTGTTTGCCGTCTTTCCGGCTGTCAAAGTGATCGTCCCCTGTATTGCCGTCTCTCCGGCCGTCACGCTGTTGTGGCCGCGTTGCCCCCCAGTTCGCATGGAGTAGCGCCTGCTGGCGGGACTTTCGCCCCTGTACGCTGCCAGCTTTGGTAT from Anaerotruncus rubiinfantis includes:
- a CDS encoding antA/AntB antirepressor family protein, which produces MKRFDEMTTLESSIIPIYEKNCIDGSNQHEQVVNARELWEALGVGRDFSNWIKGRLAEIDAVENVDFCLLAKSGEQSTRGGSNKIDYILTMDTAKEMAMLERSEKGKMIRRYFIEAEKRYRELKFVRVRSKAERRLFTDIIKELIPESPNKRWAYKQFTDLVYKHVTGYNAKQLRELHDKPNDFNVRELLTPQQLKEVIKYESIIQGLLNLGQDYHGVKAILDNPAAYLPAQRDAS